A region of Ictalurus furcatus strain D&B chromosome 1, Billie_1.0, whole genome shotgun sequence DNA encodes the following proteins:
- the LOC128614063 gene encoding elastase-1-like produces MRSFLKENHLQSSMMHLAVLLTCIGLISATVLPQQAVENEGQSGKVVGGSNARPNTWKWQISLQNDHWNSGDFAHICGGSLIGANYVMTAAHCILDLDVKKYRVVLGEYDLSKAEGREQVRAVTRIKIHPGWTGDLATGNDIALMKLDSPVYDNGYVAIAEVPYSGQVLPNGFTCYITGWGLLATGGYMPDVLQEAPISVVDYTVCSTPAWWGSVVKKTMVCAGGDGLTSGCQGDSGGPLNCFSDDSWRVHGVVSFGSAVNCNLYSKPTVFTRVSAFIDWLYSEMV; encoded by the exons ATGAGGTCATTTTTGAAGGAAAATCATTTGCAATCCAGCATGATGCACCTTGCAGTTCTCTTGACTTGTATTG GTCTCATCTCTGCCACTGTTCTACCCCAGCAGGCAGTGGAGAATGAGGGGCAGAGTGGGAAGGTTGTAGGTGGGTCCAATGCACGCCCAAATACATGGAAATGGCAG ATATCTCTGCAGAATGATCACTGGAACAGTGGTGACTTTGCTCACATTTGCGGAGGAAGCCTTATTGGTGCCAATTACGTGATGACTGCAGCCCACTGTATCCTCGA TTTGGACGTCAAGAAATATCGTGTGGTTTTGGGGGAGTATGACCTCAGTAAGGCCGAAGGCCGTGAGCAGGTTCGTGCTGTGACAAGGATTAAAATTCATCCTGGCTGGACTGGAGATCTTGCAACAGG GAATGATATTGCCTTGATGAAGTTGGACTCTCCGGTCTACGACAATGGTTATGTAGCCATTGCAGAGGTGCCTTACAGTGGTCAAGTTCTGCCCAATGGCTTTACGTGCTATATTACTGGATGGGGACTTCTGGCTA CTGGTGGTTATATGCCAGATGTCCTGCAGGAGGCACCCATCAGTGTGGTAGACTACACTGTGTGCTCCACTCCTGCATGGTGGGGCAGTGTGGTCAAGAAAACCATGGTGTGTGCTGGAGGAGATGGTTTGACCTCTGGTTGCCAG GGCGACTCTGGTGGACCTCTGAACTGCTTCAGTGATGACAGTTGGAGGGTTCATGGTGTAGTCAGCTTTGGCTCTGCTGTAAACTGCAATCTGTACAGCAAACCAACTGTCTTCACTCGCGTGTCTGCCTTCATCGACTGGCTATATTCT GAAAtggtgtaa
- the cebp1 gene encoding CCAAT/enhancer binding protein (C/EBP) 1 → MPRVVLQVYEQFGCKRGAKRTKKKANNTLALAPDSTTSTSSSLPSHISQMEEGPYGYSMGSQGLSRTSDRSGEPMMGMAYLPYSTCSNSTIERPAQQSHVIQQEFSQFLLPPPPSTFRQPGQKRGLSKDSMEYRLRRERNNIAVRKSRDKARRRIQLTQQKALELQEENHRLLLHIEQLSHEVDTLSRYLSQRHLQSKVNDLRVDENC, encoded by the exons ATGCCCAG AGTTGTGTTGCAGGTCTACGAACAG TTTGGGTGCAAGCGTGGAGCAAAACGGACAAAGAAGAAGGCAAA CAACACCTTGGCCTTGGCTCCTGATTCCACCACTTCAACCTCCAGTAGCCTGCCCAGTCACATTTCCCAGATGGAAGAAGGACCATATGGCTATTCGATGGGGTCTCAGGGACTGTCCAGGACAAGTGATAGGAGCGGAGAGCCAATGATGGGCATGGCGTATTTGCCCTATTCTACTTGTTCGAATTCAACAATTGAAAGACCAGCACAGCAGAGTCACGTTATACAACAG GAGTTTTCTCAgttccttcttcctcctcctccgtcCACTTTTCGGCAGCCAGGGCAGAAGAGAGGCCTGAGTAAGGACAGCATGGAATACCGACTGAGGCGTGAGCGCAACAACATCGCTGTAAGGAAGAGCCGGGATAAGGCACGCCGGCGTATCCAGCTCACCCAGCAAAAGGCCTTGGAGCTTCAGGAGGAAAATCACAGGCTACTGCTGCACATCGAACAACTTAGCCATGAGGTGGACACGCTCAGTCGCTATCTCTCTCAGCGCCACCTACAGAGCAAAGTAAATGACTTAAGAGTTGACGAGAACTGTTGA